In Rutidosis leptorrhynchoides isolate AG116_Rl617_1_P2 chromosome 2, CSIRO_AGI_Rlap_v1, whole genome shotgun sequence, one genomic interval encodes:
- the LOC139890081 gene encoding probable aquaporin PIP2-8, with the protein MAQDVAEQGSLTAKGYHDPPPVAFIDVKELTKWSFYRAVIAEFVATLLFLYIIVSTITGYKSQMYEDYDPCGGVGLLGIAWACGGMIFVLVYCTAGISGGHINPAVTFGLFLARKVSLPRAIMYMVAQCLGAICGVALVKAFYKTYYTTYGGGVNVLAHGYTKGTGLNAEIIGTFILVYTVFSATDPKRSARDSHVPVLAPLPIGFAVFIVHLATIPITGTGINPARSFGAAVIYNKKKAWEDQWIFWVGPFLGAALAASYHQFILRAGAVKTFKSFKSGTNDIIDGLLEIALTSSG; encoded by the exons ATGGCGCAAGATGTGGCGGAGCAAGGATCGTTGACGGCAAAGGGCTACCACGACCCACCACCGGTAGCTTTCATCGATGTCAAAGAGTTGACCAAGTGGTCATTTTATCGAGCTGTGATTGCCGAGTTTGTTGCTACACTTTTATTTTTGTACATAATTGTTTCGACAATTACTGGTTACAAGAGCCAAATGTATGAGGATTATGATCCTTGTGGTGGTGTTGGTCTGTTGGGTATTGCTTGGGCTTGTGGTGGCATGATCTTTGTTCTTGTTTACTGCACTGCTGGTATCTCCG GTGGACACATTAACCCAGCCGTAACGTTTGGCCTATTTCTGGCTCGTAAGGTCTCACTACCACGAGCCATCATGTACATGGTGGCTCAGTGCTTAGGGGCCATTTGTGGTGTAGCTTTAGTCAAGGCTTTTTACAAGACTTACTATACCACCTATGGAGGCGGTGTCAACGTGCTAGCACATGGCTATACTAAAGGCACCGGGTTGAATGCAGAGATCATTGGCACTTTCATTCTTGTCTACACCGTCTTTTCAGCCACCGATCCCAAGAGGAGCGCTCGAGACTCTCATGTTCCC GTGTTGGCGCCACTGCCTATTGGGTTCGCTGTGTTCATTGTTCACCTAGCCACAATTCCCATCACTGGAACTGGTATCAACCCGGCTAGGAGCTTTGGAGCCGCTGTAATTTACAACAAGAAAAAGGCATGGGAAGATCAA TGGATATTTTGGGTCGGACCATTTCTTGGTGCAGCCTTAGCGGCTTCCTACCACCAGTTCATCTTGAGAGCAGGTGCAGTCAAAACCTTTAAATCATTCAAAAGTGGTACCAACGACATTATTGATGGGTTACTTGAAATAGCATTAACGAGCTCAGGATGA